The following is a genomic window from Geminicoccaceae bacterium.
GGATCGAACACCATGCGGAAAACGACCAGTCCGCCAACCAGTGTCACGATGAGCGCAATGCTGCGGGTCCATCCCGGTTCCATGCGGCGCCACAGGGAGATGGCGGCAAGGATGGCCACAGCGCCGATGGCAAGGGCAACGGCCATCCTCAGGCCGCCGGCCGCCCATGCCTCTCCCACCGGCGGCATCGAGACGATGACCGTGGCAAGGCCGCCCAGCGCAACGAACCCCATGATGCCGATGTTGAAAAGGCCGGCATAGCCCCATTGCAGGTTCACGCCCAGCGCCATGATCGCCGAGATCAGCCCCATGTTGACGATGCCCAGCGCCACGTTCCAGCTCTGGCTGTGGCCGGTCCATCCGATCAGGGCGAAGACTGCCACGAACAGGAGACTGTCTCGCAATCGCAGGGTCATACCGATTTCCCCTTGAACAGCCCGGTGGGCCGGAAGAGCAGGACGATCACCAGGATCACGAAGGACACGGCGAACTTGTAGTCGGTGGACAGGAGCTGGAGGAGGCCCGCCGGATGCCATTCAGGCAGCAGGTAGCCTGCCGCTTTCCTGAAGGCATAGGTGAGCGTGACCTCGGAAAAGGCGATGACGAAGCCGCCGACGATCGCACCGACGGGACTGCCGAGGCCGCCGACGATCGCACTGGCGAAGATGGGCAGGAGAAGCTGGAAATAGGTGAATGGCTTGAAGCTCTTGTCGAGACCGTAGAGAACACCGGCGATGGTGGCCAGCGAGGCGACCATGATCCAGGTGATGATGACCACCCGTTCGGGATTGATGCCCGAAAGCAGTGCGAGATCCTCGTTGTCGGAGAAGGCCCGCATGGACTTGCCGGTTCGTGTGTGGTTGAGGAACCAGAACAGCAGCGCCATGACGAGGATTGCCACCACCACCGTCAGTACCGACGTCGCCTTGATGGCCAGCCCCTCCTGCAACCCTGTCGCATCGCGGAACTCGCGTGCCGAAATGATGAAGCGCGCGCCGTCGGCGAAAACCTGGTCTTCGACGCCGATGATGAAACGCACGAGCCCGTTGGTGACGAACATGACCCCCATCGAGACGATCACGAGGATCACCGGTGCGGCCTTCACCCGGCGATAGAAACGATAGACCACGCGATCGGTTGCCAGCACCAGCAGGGCGGTGACCGGGATGCCGACCACGAGGCCCAGCAACGCCGTCGGCAACGGCCCCAGCGAGACGCCGACCGACTGGAGCCACCATGTGGCAAGGATCGTCGCCATGGTGCCGAATGCCATCGTGTCGCCGTGAGCGAAATTGGAAAAGCGCAGGATGCCGTAGACCAGCGTCACGCCCAGCGCCCCCAGCGCCAGCTGGCTGCCATAGGACAGGGCGGGGATGATCACGTAGTTGAGAAGGGCGACAGCGGCATTGAGTTCATCCATCGCTCAGCCTCCGAGGAACGTGCGGCGGACCTCGGGATCGGCAAGCAGGGCCTGTCCCGCGTCGGTGTAGGCATTGGCGCCCTGGACGAGCACGTAGCCCTTGTCGGCGATCTCCAGCGCCTGCCTGGCGTTCTGCTCGACCATCAGGATCGAGATGCCGGTGCGGGCCACCTCGATGATCCGGTCGAACAATTCGTCCATGACGATGGGCGACACGCCGGCCGTGGGTTCGTCCAGCATCAGCACGCGAGGCCTTGTCATCAGCGCGCGGCCGACCGCGACCTGCTGACGCTGGCCACCCGAGAGTTCGCCGGCCGCCTGGCGGCGCTTGTCCCTGAGGATCGGGAACAGCTCGTAGACCTGTTCGATAGTACCGCGAATATCGTCGCGACGGAGGAATGCTCCCATTTCGAGATTTTCCTCGACTGTCATTGTCGAGAAGATGTTGCTGGTCTGCGGCACGAAGGCCATTCCCTTCGCCACACGGTCCTGCGGCGTCAGCGCGGTGATGGTCTCGCCCGCCAGCCGCACAGCTCCCTCCCGCAGGTTCAACATGCCGAAGATGGCCTTCATCGCCGTCGACTTGCCTGCGCCATTGGGTCCGACGATCACCGCGATCTGCCCCTGCTCCACGGCAATGGTACAGCCATGGAGAATATCGGCACCCGAACCGTATCCACCGGTCATGTTGTCGCCGATGAGGAACGCCGCCCGCCCCGCCTCCGGCGATCGCGGCTCGCTCCCCCCATCGTGGGCCATCCCGCCCCTGCCCTCCACCCGGGTGATCGAGCGGTCCTTGTTGCCGCGATCGTCCTGCCACGCGTTGCGGCTCATGCTCCCGTCCCGATCCTGTTCTTCAATCCGGTGCCGAGATAGGCCTCGATGACCGCCTCGTTCCCCATGATGGTTTCCGCCGGTCCTTCGGCCAGCACCCTGCCCTCGGCCATGACGATCACCGGGTCGCACAGACGACCGATGAAATCCATGTCGTGCTCGATCACGCAAAAGGTGTAACCGCGCTCCCGGTTGAGACGGACGATGGCATCGCCGATGGTGTTGAGCAGCGTCCTGTTCACGCCCGCGCCGACCTCGTCGAGGAACACGATCTTCGCATCGACCATCATCGTCCGGCCAAGTTCGAGCAGCTTCTTCTGGCCACCGGAGAGATTGCCCGCCTTCTCGTGTGCCAGATGGCGGATGGTGAGGAAATCGAGGACCTCATCGGCCTTGCGCGCCAGCTCCCGCTCCTCCGCGGCGATCCGGCGACGGTGGAACCAGCTGTTCCACAGATGC
Proteins encoded in this region:
- a CDS encoding branched-chain amino acid ABC transporter permease, producing the protein MDELNAAVALLNYVIIPALSYGSQLALGALGVTLVYGILRFSNFAHGDTMAFGTMATILATWWLQSVGVSLGPLPTALLGLVVGIPVTALLVLATDRVVYRFYRRVKAAPVILVIVSMGVMFVTNGLVRFIIGVEDQVFADGARFIISAREFRDATGLQEGLAIKATSVLTVVVAILVMALLFWFLNHTRTGKSMRAFSDNEDLALLSGINPERVVIITWIMVASLATIAGVLYGLDKSFKPFTYFQLLLPIFASAIVGGLGSPVGAIVGGFVIAFSEVTLTYAFRKAAGYLLPEWHPAGLLQLLSTDYKFAVSFVILVIVLLFRPTGLFKGKSV
- a CDS encoding ABC transporter ATP-binding protein; its protein translation is MIVVTDLHRHFGGFHAVDGVSLRIGTGSITGLIGPNGAGKTTLFNVIAGRLSPTSGTVTMDGGDITGLPPHELFHKGLLRTFQIAHEFPSMSVRENLMMVPGGQSGEHLWNSWFHRRRIAAEERELARKADEVLDFLTIRHLAHEKAGNLSGGQKKLLELGRTMMVDAKIVFLDEVGAGVNRTLLNTIGDAIVRLNRERGYTFCVIEHDMDFIGRLCDPVIVMAEGRVLAEGPAETIMGNEAVIEAYLGTGLKNRIGTGA
- a CDS encoding ABC transporter ATP-binding protein, whose amino-acid sequence is MSRNAWQDDRGNKDRSITRVEGRGGMAHDGGSEPRSPEAGRAAFLIGDNMTGGYGSGADILHGCTIAVEQGQIAVIVGPNGAGKSTAMKAIFGMLNLREGAVRLAGETITALTPQDRVAKGMAFVPQTSNIFSTMTVEENLEMGAFLRRDDIRGTIEQVYELFPILRDKRRQAAGELSGGQRQQVAVGRALMTRPRVLMLDEPTAGVSPIVMDELFDRIIEVARTGISILMVEQNARQALEIADKGYVLVQGANAYTDAGQALLADPEVRRTFLGG